A portion of the Parasedimentitalea marina genome contains these proteins:
- the rpsD gene encoding 30S ribosomal protein S4: protein MTKRTAAKYKIDRRMGENIWGRPKSPVNRREYGPGQHGQRRKGKISDFGIQLRAKQKLKGYYGDLTEKQFRRIYGEAERVKGDTGENLIGLLERRLDAVVYRAKFVATVFAARQFVNHGHVLVNGKRVNIPSYRVKEGDVIEVREKSKQMAALLEATQLPERDVPDYLDTDHSKFTATFVRTPALGDVPYPVVMEPNLVVEFYAKN, encoded by the coding sequence GTGACTAAACGTACAGCTGCCAAATACAAAATTGACCGCCGCATGGGCGAAAACATCTGGGGTCGTCCTAAGTCCCCAGTCAATCGTCGTGAATATGGCCCCGGCCAGCACGGTCAGCGCCGCAAGGGCAAAATTTCTGACTTCGGTATCCAGTTGCGCGCCAAGCAAAAGCTTAAAGGCTATTACGGCGACCTGACCGAAAAGCAGTTCCGCCGCATCTACGGCGAAGCTGAGCGTGTTAAAGGCGATACAGGTGAAAACCTGATTGGTCTGCTGGAGCGCCGCCTGGACGCAGTAGTTTACCGCGCCAAGTTCGTTGCAACAGTTTTTGCTGCTCGTCAGTTCGTCAACCACGGCCACGTCCTGGTCAACGGCAAGCGCGTCAACATTCCTTCGTACCGTGTCAAAGAAGGCGACGTGATCGAGGTTCGCGAAAAGTCCAAGCAAATGGCTGCTCTGCTGGAAGCCACTCAGCTGCCCGAGCGTGACGTTCCAGACTATCTCGATACCGACCACTCCAAGTTCACAGCCACTTTCGTGCGCACCCCAGCTTTGGGCGATGTGCCGTACCCGGTTGTCATGGAACCAAACCTGGTTGTGGAATTCTACGCCAAGAACTAA